A window from Negativicoccus succinicivorans encodes these proteins:
- the rplW gene encoding 50S ribosomal protein L23: protein MDARDILIKPIVTEKSTALMAEGKYTFKVPLNANKYQIRDAVEEIFNVKVAAVSTMRMEGKKKRMGRFEGKRSDWKKAIVTLKEGETIELFEGV from the coding sequence TATTTTAATTAAACCGATTGTTACGGAAAAATCTACGGCATTAATGGCGGAAGGTAAATACACCTTCAAAGTGCCTCTCAATGCCAACAAATACCAGATCCGTGATGCAGTCGAAGAAATTTTCAATGTGAAAGTCGCCGCGGTAAGCACCATGCGTATGGAAGGCAAGAAAAAACGCATGGGCCGTTTCGAAGGTAAGCGCAGCGATTGGAAAAAAGCAATCGTCACGCTTAAAGAAGGCGAAACGATCGAATTGTTCGAAGGCGTGTAA